ACGCTTGTTGAAATGAATGGAGAACATGATCACGTTCACCTTCTCATTGAGTATCCGCCGAAAATGGCTGTTGCTATGCTGGTGAATAGTCTAAAAGGTGTTTCAAGCCGTTTGCTCCGCAAGCAAAGACCAGACATTGAAAAGCGGTACTGGAAGAATACGCTATGGAGCCCATCATATTTTGCTGCCTCCTGCGGCGGTGCGCCGATATCCATTATTCAGAAGTATGTAGAACAGCAGCAGACATCAGACTAAGACCTTTGCTCTACATCCCCGCCCTGAACGACGGGGCTTTTCGCAAATTATCTGATAAAGCCGAATAAACAAGCAGAGCGAAACGGAAATCCAAGAGTAGGGAAGAACATTCGGATCGTTTAACGGGCAGACGGACACGGCAGTTGCGTTTGCCCGTTTTTAGCGTTAGACTATTTCGATAATGTTCGAACTAATGAGGAGAAAAAGATGTCATCTAAACGTGTTGTAACACTCTTGGGCTTGGCGGGGTTCATCGTCATGGCGGACAACTGGGTCGTCTCTCCGCTTCTTCCCGCCATATCGAAAGGGATCGGTGTTTCGACGGTTTCGGCCGGTATTCTTGTCACCGCCTACATGTTGCCCTTCGGCATTTTTCAGCTCCTGTTCGGCCCGTTGGCCGACAGATTCGGTAAGGTGCGCGTGATTTTGGCCACCTTTACCATATTCACCGTCGCCACGGCGCTTTGTGCGCTTGGCGCCAACTTG
The sequence above is a segment of the Coriobacteriia bacterium genome. Coding sequences within it:
- the tnpA gene encoding IS200/IS605 family transposase codes for the protein HCVFKMHVHLVFVTKYRQHVFDDDAIDRLRVMFSSICTDFEATLVEMNGEHDHVHLLIEYPPKMAVAMLVNSLKGVSSRLLRKQRPDIEKRYWKNTLWSPSYFAASCGGAPISIIQKYVEQQQTSD